The following nucleotide sequence is from Cryptosporangium aurantiacum.
GTCCCCGGCGACATCGTGCTACTCGCCCAGGGCGACCTGGTCCCGGCCGACGCGCGCCTGCTGGACGTCGTCGAAATGCGGGTGGACGAGGAGCCGCTGACCGGCGGTGAGCTGGCTTCCTCGCGCTGCGTCGCCCCGGTGGGCAACGGCTGGACGCCGGTCGCCGACCGCCGCTCGATGATCCACGCGGGCAGCCGGGTCGTGCACGGCGCCGGAACCGCGGTCGTCGTGGCCACCGGCCCGCTGACCGTCCTCGGGCGCGCGACGATGCTGCGCGCGACGCCGCTCCGCAGCTCGGTGGGCCGGGGCAACCTCGGGCGCGCCGCGCTCCGTCCGGGTCGGCTCGGTCGCCGCGGCGGACTGGGCGCCGGTGCCTCGCGCCGCACCGCGGGCGGGCCGCGCGCCACCGAATCGGCCGCCCCCGCCGGCCTACCCTGGCTCCCGTCGGCCGCTCCGCCATCTCGGCGCCCGGCCCCGGTAGCGGCACCCCCGGTGGCGGTCGAGCCGGCTCCGTGCGTGACCGAACCCGTCGTCGCTCGTCGTCCCGCCGGACCTCGTCCGCTCGTGCTGGGCTCGCGCCCCGCGCGCGCTGCGCGCAGCGCGCGTCGTTGGACCCGCAGCTGCGGCTACTGACCCTCAACCCTCATTCTGGACGCTACGCGGGCACTGGTTGCCCGCGCGTTCAGCTGTCCGGCCCCGTTTGAGCTCCTCGTCACCACCGCCCGGCTTCGTTGAGACAACACAAAAAACCCGCGCCGCCGGGGAACGGCGACGCGGGAAGTCCGACCGGGATTCTCAGTAGTGCGAGTCGAGCATGATCTGACCGCCGAGATCGTCGACCAGCGGGTCGAGCGTCTCCGCCTTGGTCGAGGTCACCAGCCACTTGGTACCGACCAGGTAGGCACCGCCGTAGCCCTCGGCCTCCTTGATCCAGTCGTACATCTTCTGGTTCGAGACGAACGTCAGGATCGTCATCCGCTTGCCGCCCGTCACGCAGGCCGCCTGCTGGAACTCGCTGTTCTTGTGGAGGTCCGTCGGCTTGCAGCCGATCTTCTCCGCGATCTCCGGCAGCGACCGCTCCGGCGCTGCCACCGGCTCCGAGTTCCGGCTGCTGTACCACTCCGCGCCGGCCAGACCCAGAACCGAGCCGCCGACCACCGCGGCAGCGACGGTCGCGATCACGATGCCGCGCCGGGAGCGGCGAGGAGCGCCAGGACCACCGGAGCCACCGCCCGGATACCGGCCGGGCGGGTCCCGGTCGTCGGAGTCGAACGTCTCGTAGCGGTCTGACGGGTAGGAGCTGGCGGCACCGCCGGGGCGGCGGCCGGCCTGATGGGGGTACGTGGATTGCGGTCGGCTCATACTCTCCAGACGGTTCCCGGCGGCGTCCGGTTCAACCGGGAATGCGGTGAGCAGGACGGAAACGGGTCGGGCCCCGCACCGTCGAAACGGTGCGGGGCCCGACCGGGGTGCGACAGCCCACCGATCCCCACAACCCGAGGAGTGCCGCAGCCCGGCAACCGGGTTATTGAACTGCGGTCACCAGCGTTGCGCCGGCAGGCGTCCGGATCGACACCGCGGCCAACCGGCCTCCGTCGGCCGACGGCTTCAGGTTCACCGAGTCGTCGAGGACTCCGGACCCGTTGACCTTCAAGCGCCGATCGCCGACGACCGGGTCACCCAGGCTGGTCGCCGCGGTGACCTCGACCTCGATGCCCGGCGGCAGGTCGGTGCCTTCGAGATCCAGGCGCAAGAAGCCGCCGTCCACCTCGGTGACCATGACACTCAGCTGGGCGCCACCGGTGGTGACGTCGCTCTCGAGGGGGTAGGTCACCTCGCCGAGGGTCGGCGTGGGTTCGCCGGTCGCTTCCGCGGTTCGCTCGGCCACCGGCGCGGTACGGGTTTTCCCGCCGTCGTCGGAGTCGGACAGGTTCGACCCGAGCAGCACCCCACCGCCGAGGACCAGTACCGCGGCCGCAGCCGCTCCGGCCCACGCCAGGTGACGACGCTGTGCGCTGGCGCTGGACGCCCGCGGACGCGCGCGGTGGGACCGTGCCGTCCGCCCGGACCAGCCCGGGAAGCCGGCGTCCGGTGCCGGGGTAGCGGCCGGACGTTCGTTCCCCCGCACGGACCGCAGCTGCGGCGGCGGAGTAGCGGCCTGGCTCGTGGTTGCGGCTTCGAGACGGATCGCGTGCAGCGTCCGCATCATCAGCGCGTCGTTCGGGTCGGCGGGCTCGTTGATGAACGCCTCCGGCGGCACGGCGGCCAGCGCGGCGGCGGTCTGCTCGGCTTCGTCCAACTCGTGGCGGCACCGGGTGCAGGTCAGCAGGTGGTCGGCGAGCATCGCCGCCTCGGGCGGTTCGAGCGCCCCGACCGCGTATGCGCCGACGAGTTCGCGGCAGCGTATTTCGCTCATCGTGTCACCCCGACCACATCCCCCAGCGCCGCTCTGAGAGCTCGCAGCGCGTAGTACGTCCGTGACTTGACGGTGCCGGCTGGCACGCCGAGCACCTCGGCAGCCTCGGCAGTCGTCCGTCCACGGTAATAAACCTCGATCAGTACTCGTCGGTGCTCGGTCGACAAGGCTCCTAGCCCGTCGAGCACCACCATCGTGTCGACCACCCCGTCGGAGTGGTCCCGTTCCATCGGCGGGGTCGCGGGGTTCTCCGCGACCTCGGTGGGGCGAGCCCGGCGAGCTCGTGCCCGGTCGGTCACGATGTTCCTCGCGACCGTCAGCAACCAGCCCCGGACTGACCGGGATCCGTCAGAAAGCGCTTCACTGTGTTTCCACGCCCGGACGAGCGTCTCCTGGACGACGTCCTCGGCCGCGGCGGCGTCGCCGGTGAGCCGGGTCGCGTACGCCAGCAGCGCACGGCCGTGCTCCACGTAGATCTGCCGGATCAGCTCCTCACCCTGGGCGGGTGGCAGCTGACGGGGGGTCGACGGCCGGTCGGCCCCCACGACGCCGTTGAGCGGCGGCGCGTGGCCGGCACCGCTCCCCACGCCGTCCCGTGGTCCGGACGCAGTGCGTTGCCGAACGTCGGGACCTATCGACGTCCGGCCTGGCGGAACAGCCGCTCCGGGTAACCGGGGAGCGGGAACAGCTATGTGCACTGACGCCTCCGACCGTGATCCTTTATCGGGTCGCACACGAGCCCCAACTCTCACACGCACGCCTGCAGAAGCCGGTTCAGCACGAACCGAAAACTTTCTCGGGCGCTAACGGTCAATGGCACGAATCCGGTGAACCGGGTGCACAACGTAGTGCGATCCGGGTCCGGGGTGAAGGTCTTCTCCTCATCTGTTCGGTCCACCCGGGCGGTGTCCGGGTCTATTGACCCAGGACGATCGACCAGTAGGCGACGCTCCGGTTGTTCATCCGAGCCTCGGCACCGACCGCGGTCCAGCCGCAGCTGAGATTTCCGCCGGAGACGACCTTCACGGTGGCGGGGACGGTCGCGGTCCCGCCCGGTGTCGGGAACGCTGCCCGCGCCGCCTCGGCCGGGCTGCCCGCGCCCGAGACG
It contains:
- a CDS encoding cation-transporting P-type ATPase; translated protein: MRPAVSPAPAETRGPVSVHPWAYPHEEVLRRFDVNPLTGLTVEEAARRRGALGPNLVETDADKTVDGAATQPWWAAVAEWTGVQAMVDAVRGRRIAPDHTLTDVEAGRQQFQARVLRSDRVLSVPAVDLVPGDIVLLAQGDLVPADARLLDVVEMRVDEEPLTGGELASSRCVAPVGNGWTPVADRRSMIHAGSRVVHGAGTAVVVATGPLTVLGRATMLRATPLRSSVGRGNLGRAALRPGRLGRRGGLGAGASRRTAGGPRATESAAPAGLPWLPSAAPPSRRPAPVAAPPVAVEPAPCVTEPVVARRPAGPRPLVLGSRPARAARSARRWTRSCGY
- a CDS encoding zf-HC2 domain-containing protein gives rise to the protein MSEIRCRELVGAYAVGALEPPEAAMLADHLLTCTRCRHELDEAEQTAAALAAVPPEAFINEPADPNDALMMRTLHAIRLEAATTSQAATPPPQLRSVRGNERPAATPAPDAGFPGWSGRTARSHRARPRASSASAQRRHLAWAGAAAAAVLVLGGGVLLGSNLSDSDDGGKTRTAPVAERTAEATGEPTPTLGEVTYPLESDVTTGGAQLSVMVTEVDGGFLRLDLEGTDLPPGIEVEVTAATSLGDPVVGDRRLKVNGSGVLDDSVNLKPSADGGRLAAVSIRTPAGATLVTAVQ
- a CDS encoding sigma-70 family RNA polymerase sigma factor, coding for MPPAQGEELIRQIYVEHGRALLAYATRLTGDAAAAEDVVQETLVRAWKHSEALSDGSRSVRGWLLTVARNIVTDRARARRARPTEVAENPATPPMERDHSDGVVDTMVVLDGLGALSTEHRRVLIEVYYRGRTTAEAAEVLGVPAGTVKSRTYYALRALRAALGDVVGVTR